A single region of the Archangium lipolyticum genome encodes:
- a CDS encoding GTPase, whose translation MLARLGPVDTLPDPQELEPLLSAALALPALKPQAARLERLLRDYARGLERKDAPLSVALVGATGAGKSTLLNALAGQSLAREGEDRPTSSAATLFAPEGAGLDDLAQTGAKVVRYTPGPRGLWSGQVFIDTPDLNSVATVHREVARAALERADVALVVMHRGSVAEATQVEFLSEFARRRALVLLVNFADELSPESREALKSQSRRLAAEQYGLPLESVPVFAISARAAQRGEDPSGEFGALLFHLKSLATQTVAERVRRTNARGVLEEITTRVEGALKETEDTLARTRGALESGLARASESLKADFDGRLGLAQGHLGSEVRSQAAGRFWGPAAWGMRLSYVGAGGLGAATLVARRSLPVGLAVAATSTVLDAVRDRTRARAAETAVVEPFEDDLAVESAARTALVEARSLAHASGLSPETLGLPDVETLLAELRSARASAWRYTLTTAVAETVSRWWRTARWLLLPLVNLPLLALMGHVGYRVVRAYVEGPLLGVDYFLNAGALFALLAGAGALLTSLSLAGTTRAVRRAGLERFVALLGALGGRLGESIQESLLKEREAARNILRFR comes from the coding sequence GTGTTGGCGAGGCTGGGGCCCGTGGACACCCTGCCCGACCCCCAGGAACTCGAGCCCCTCCTCTCCGCCGCGCTGGCGCTGCCCGCGCTGAAACCCCAGGCCGCCCGGCTCGAGCGGCTGCTGCGGGACTACGCGCGCGGCCTGGAGCGCAAGGACGCCCCCCTCTCCGTGGCCCTCGTCGGCGCCACGGGCGCGGGCAAGTCCACCCTGCTCAACGCGCTGGCCGGCCAGTCGCTCGCGCGCGAGGGGGAGGACCGCCCCACCAGCTCCGCCGCCACCCTCTTCGCCCCCGAGGGCGCGGGGCTCGACGACCTGGCCCAGACAGGCGCGAAGGTGGTGCGCTACACGCCGGGCCCCCGGGGGCTGTGGAGCGGCCAGGTGTTCATCGACACGCCGGACCTCAACAGCGTGGCCACCGTGCACCGCGAGGTGGCGCGAGCGGCCCTGGAGCGCGCGGACGTGGCGCTCGTGGTGATGCACCGGGGGAGCGTGGCCGAGGCCACCCAGGTGGAGTTCCTCTCCGAGTTCGCCCGGCGCCGGGCACTCGTGTTGCTCGTCAACTTCGCGGACGAGCTGTCCCCCGAGTCACGTGAGGCCCTGAAATCCCAGTCGCGCCGGCTGGCGGCGGAGCAGTACGGGCTGCCGCTGGAGTCCGTGCCCGTCTTCGCCATCAGCGCCCGGGCGGCGCAGCGGGGGGAGGATCCCTCGGGCGAGTTCGGCGCCCTGCTCTTCCATCTCAAATCCCTGGCCACGCAGACGGTGGCCGAGCGGGTGCGGCGCACCAACGCCCGGGGTGTGTTGGAGGAAATCACCACACGGGTGGAGGGCGCGCTGAAGGAGACGGAGGACACGCTGGCGCGGACGCGGGGCGCGCTGGAGTCGGGCCTCGCACGTGCCTCCGAGTCGCTGAAGGCGGACTTCGACGGGCGGCTGGGGCTGGCGCAGGGCCACCTGGGCTCGGAGGTGCGGAGCCAGGCGGCGGGGCGCTTCTGGGGCCCGGCGGCGTGGGGCATGCGGCTCTCGTACGTGGGGGCCGGGGGACTGGGAGCGGCGACGCTGGTGGCGCGGCGGAGCCTGCCGGTGGGGCTGGCGGTGGCGGCGACCTCGACGGTGCTGGACGCGGTGCGGGACAGGACGCGGGCGCGAGCGGCGGAGACGGCGGTGGTGGAGCCCTTCGAGGACGACCTGGCGGTGGAGTCGGCCGCGCGCACCGCGCTGGTGGAGGCGCGGAGTCTGGCGCACGCGAGCGGGCTATCGCCGGAGACGCTGGGCCTGCCGGACGTGGAGACGTTGCTGGCGGAGCTGCGGTCGGCGCGCGCGAGCGCCTGGCGCTACACGCTCACCACGGCGGTGGCCGAGACGGTGTCGCGCTGGTGGCGCACGGCGCGCTGGCTGCTGCTGCCCCTGGTCAACCTGCCCCTGCTGGCACTCATGGGCCACGTGGGCTACCGCGTGGTGCGCGCGTACGTGGAGGGCCCGCTGCTGGGAGTGGACTACTTCCTCAACGCGGGGGCCCTGTTCGCGCTGCTCGCGGGGGCGGGGGCGCTGCTCACCTCGTTGAGTCTGGCGGGCACCACCCGCGCCGTGCGCCGCGCGGGCCTCGAGCGCTTCGTCGCGCTCCTGGGGGCGCTCGGGGGCAGGCTGGGAGAGTCCATCCAGGAAAGCCTTCTCAAAGAGCGAGAAGCCGCCCGTAACATCTTACGATTCCGCTAA
- a CDS encoding methyl-accepting chemotaxis protein: MTVKKSLIIIHSLYVLFLFSLIAVSVLLFRGAQRAREQEYIRYASYQVADELRQSSDDLTRFARTYVVTGDARYERMYWDVLAVRNGEKPRPDGRRISLVQMMKELGFTQEELGKLSEAERSSNALVRTESIAMNAVKGLYEDGSGNFTVHREPAPSLAARLMHDEAYHANKATILRPIDEFFSMLDRRTQAAVERETERVETFLALLFVLITAFAVQLVISAMMTRGILRKLGGEPDHVAEIARRISEGDLTMTLDTRGALEGSLLQVMKRMSEKLAQVIGEVRGGAAALAEASSQVSASSQSLSQGTSEQAISVEETTASLEQMSATLTQNSENHRQMEQMAVKGARQAEESGQAVRETVGAMTAIAEKISIIEEIAYQTNLLALNAAIEAARAGEYGKGFAVVATEVRKLAERSRTAAQDISLLASGSVKVAERSGQLLGELVPSIQKTAALVQDMADASREQSTGVTQMNRAMMQVDQVTQRNASASEELASTAEELSAQAEALRQLVAFFKVGTGNDLSVTPPPRVMPTRPAPLAPVRNQAVRDVAADRIFKAY, translated from the coding sequence GTGACCGTCAAGAAATCGCTCATCATCATCCATTCTCTCTACGTGCTTTTCCTTTTCTCCCTCATTGCGGTCTCCGTCCTCTTGTTCCGAGGGGCGCAGCGGGCCCGGGAGCAGGAGTACATCCGCTATGCCTCGTACCAGGTGGCCGATGAGCTCCGTCAGTCGTCAGACGACCTGACGCGGTTCGCGCGCACGTACGTGGTCACCGGCGACGCCCGGTACGAGCGCATGTACTGGGATGTGCTCGCGGTTCGCAACGGCGAGAAGCCACGCCCCGATGGTCGGCGGATCTCCCTGGTCCAGATGATGAAGGAGCTGGGGTTCACCCAGGAGGAGCTTGGCAAGCTCTCCGAGGCGGAGCGCAGCTCCAACGCGCTCGTCAGGACCGAGTCCATCGCCATGAACGCCGTGAAGGGGCTCTACGAGGACGGCAGCGGAAACTTCACCGTCCACCGCGAGCCGGCTCCCTCCCTGGCGGCGCGGCTCATGCACGACGAGGCCTATCACGCGAACAAGGCGACCATCCTGCGGCCCATCGACGAGTTCTTCTCGATGCTCGACAGGCGCACGCAGGCGGCCGTCGAGCGGGAGACGGAGCGGGTCGAGACGTTCCTGGCGCTGCTGTTCGTGCTCATCACCGCGTTCGCCGTGCAATTGGTCATCAGCGCGATGATGACCCGGGGGATTCTCCGGAAGCTGGGAGGCGAGCCGGACCACGTCGCGGAGATCGCCCGCCGGATCTCCGAGGGAGACCTGACCATGACCCTCGATACCCGGGGCGCTCTCGAGGGGAGCCTGCTGCAGGTGATGAAGCGCATGTCGGAGAAGCTGGCGCAGGTCATCGGCGAGGTGCGAGGGGGAGCAGCCGCGCTCGCGGAGGCCTCCTCGCAGGTCTCCGCCTCCAGCCAGTCCCTCTCCCAGGGGACCAGCGAGCAGGCCATCAGTGTGGAGGAGACGACGGCCTCGCTCGAACAGATGTCCGCCACCCTCACCCAGAACAGCGAGAACCACCGCCAGATGGAGCAGATGGCGGTGAAGGGGGCGCGCCAGGCGGAGGAGAGTGGCCAGGCGGTGAGGGAGACGGTGGGGGCGATGACCGCCATCGCGGAGAAGATCTCCATCATCGAGGAGATCGCCTACCAGACGAACCTGCTGGCGCTCAACGCGGCCATCGAGGCGGCGCGCGCGGGCGAGTATGGCAAGGGGTTCGCGGTGGTGGCCACCGAGGTGAGAAAGCTGGCCGAGCGGAGCCGGACGGCGGCCCAGGACATCTCCCTGCTGGCCAGTGGCAGCGTGAAGGTGGCCGAGCGGAGCGGACAGTTGCTCGGAGAGCTCGTCCCCTCCATCCAGAAGACGGCGGCGCTGGTCCAGGACATGGCGGACGCCAGCCGCGAGCAGTCCACGGGCGTGACGCAGATGAACCGCGCCATGATGCAGGTGGACCAGGTGACGCAGCGCAACGCCTCGGCTTCCGAGGAGCTGGCGAGCACCGCCGAGGAGCTGTCCGCCCAGGCCGAGGCGCTGCGGCAGCTGGTCGCCTTCTTCAAGGTGGGCACGGGGAATGACCTGTCGGTCACCCCTCCTCCGCGGGTGATGCCCACCCGCCCGGCCCCTCTCGCCCCGGTGCGCAACCAGGCGGTGCGCGACGTGGCGGCCGATCGCATCTTCAAGGCGTATTGA
- a CDS encoding monovalent cation:proton antiporter-2 (CPA2) family protein translates to MSFLHQALVFLAAAVVSVPLFKRLGLGSVLGYLTAGVVIGPWGAGLISDVENILHFAELGVVLLLFVIGLELQPSRLWELRRSVFGLGGVQVVATGALLAGVGLLLGLRLPTALIAGLGLSLSSTAFALQLLAEKNELPTEHGRAAFGILLFQDLAVIPLLALLPFLGEPITRATQPGWVSALQVVGVLAGVILGGRYVLRPLFRFVASLHSQELFTATALLLVVGTALLVSQVGLSMALGAFLAGVLLADSEYRHELEADIEPFKGLLLGLFFIAVGMSVNIGLLASGPVRVVALVLGLVLLKALVLYALGKWTFKSDEPALSMAVVISQGGEFAFVLFGLAVGFRVMERELADLLVVVVSLSMAVTPVLFVLYARFVRPRFHKTEKRAFDVAPDEDHPVIIAGFGRVGQVVGRLLRAKRIGFTALDSSPEHIDFLKRFGNTKLHYGDASRLELLRAARADKAKLFVLAIDDVAASLRTAETVRQHFPHLTIFARARNRQHAYGLLNLGITHVMRETYAGSLEMTGEILQELGLTWSQTKTTLDRFREHDEALLLATYKHHRDEKKLVEMANQARKELEEIFEKDEQKKPA, encoded by the coding sequence ATGTCCTTCCTGCACCAGGCCCTCGTCTTCCTGGCCGCCGCGGTCGTCTCCGTTCCCCTCTTCAAGCGGCTGGGCCTGGGCTCGGTCCTCGGCTACCTGACGGCGGGCGTGGTCATCGGACCGTGGGGAGCGGGGCTCATCTCGGACGTGGAGAACATCCTCCACTTCGCCGAGCTGGGCGTGGTGCTGCTGCTCTTCGTCATCGGGTTGGAGCTCCAACCTTCGCGCCTGTGGGAGCTGCGCCGGTCGGTGTTCGGCCTGGGCGGGGTGCAGGTGGTGGCCACGGGGGCCCTGCTCGCGGGGGTGGGGCTGCTGCTCGGGCTGCGGCTGCCCACCGCGCTCATCGCCGGGCTGGGGCTGTCGCTGTCCTCCACGGCCTTCGCCCTGCAGCTGTTGGCGGAGAAGAACGAATTGCCCACGGAGCACGGGCGGGCCGCCTTCGGCATCCTGCTCTTCCAGGACCTGGCCGTCATCCCGCTGCTGGCGCTGCTGCCCTTCCTCGGGGAGCCCATCACGCGCGCGACGCAGCCCGGGTGGGTGTCGGCGCTCCAGGTGGTGGGTGTGCTGGCCGGAGTCATCCTGGGAGGCCGCTACGTGCTGCGGCCCCTCTTCCGCTTCGTGGCCTCGCTGCACAGCCAGGAGCTGTTCACCGCCACGGCGCTGCTGCTGGTGGTGGGCACCGCGCTGTTGGTGAGCCAGGTGGGGCTGTCCATGGCGCTCGGGGCCTTCCTGGCCGGCGTGCTGCTGGCGGACTCGGAGTACCGCCACGAGTTGGAGGCGGACATCGAGCCCTTCAAGGGCCTGCTGCTGGGCCTCTTCTTCATCGCGGTGGGCATGTCGGTGAACATCGGCCTGCTCGCCAGCGGCCCCGTGCGCGTGGTGGCGCTGGTGCTCGGGCTGGTGCTGCTCAAGGCGCTGGTGCTCTACGCCCTGGGGAAGTGGACCTTCAAGAGCGACGAGCCCGCCCTCAGCATGGCGGTGGTCATCTCACAGGGCGGTGAGTTCGCCTTCGTCCTCTTCGGGCTCGCGGTGGGCTTCCGGGTGATGGAGCGCGAGCTGGCGGATCTGCTGGTGGTGGTGGTGAGCCTCTCCATGGCCGTCACCCCGGTGCTCTTCGTCCTCTATGCCCGCTTCGTCCGGCCCCGCTTCCACAAGACGGAGAAGCGCGCGTTCGACGTGGCCCCCGACGAGGACCATCCCGTCATCATCGCGGGCTTTGGACGCGTGGGGCAGGTGGTGGGCCGGCTGCTGCGCGCCAAGCGCATCGGCTTCACCGCCCTGGACTCCAGCCCCGAGCACATCGACTTCCTCAAGCGCTTCGGCAACACGAAGCTCCACTACGGCGACGCCTCGCGATTGGAGCTGCTGCGGGCCGCGCGCGCGGACAAGGCGAAGCTCTTCGTGCTGGCCATCGACGACGTGGCGGCGTCGCTGCGCACGGCGGAGACGGTGCGCCAGCACTTCCCGCACCTCACCATCTTCGCGCGGGCCCGCAACCGGCAGCATGCCTACGGGCTGCTGAACCTGGGCATCACCCACGTCATGCGCGAGACGTACGCGGGCAGCCTGGAGATGACGGGAGAGATTCTACAGGAGCTGGGGCTCACCTGGTCACAGACCAAGACCACGCTGGACCGCTTCCGCGAGCACGACGAGGCCCTGCTGCTGGCCACCTACAAGCACCACCGGGACGAGAAGAAGCTCGTCGAGATGGCGAACCAGGCGCGCAAGGAATTGGAGGAGATCTTCGAGAAGGACGAGCAGAAGAAGCCCGCTTGA
- a CDS encoding S8 family peptidase: protein MQAVFKGRILHTLALGLSLTAIPDAQAAAKELVPRAAAVKSRGAELPRGMYVERLVVKFHEGTRVRPRDGRLVALASERGPEERSLLARRGLDDARLARDLSSASDLLARVPRAGAPTRLFKQDEASLAELKRSGEERGGRQLADLGLYVEVPLLPGTTADGVQDMIERLNALDSVEVAYAEPPAEPAMVGFGSLLASGLLAAADIPPATSSYESRQGYLDAAPGGVDARYSWTVPGGKGAGVRIVDVEGGWNTAHEDMPGLFRMGGTQYSDLSWRNHGTAVLGEMVGAPNGYGVTGIAHEASAGYEGIGGQSTASAIANAAAAVGRGGVVLIELHAQGPADSTACTCNTTQCNYIAMEYWQANFDAIATATANGTHVVEAAGNGSVNLDEPVYGNLFNRAVRDSGAILVGASTATTRVPMCWTNFGSRVDVHGWGERVTSLGYGDLFGSAYGENQYYTSSFSGTSSASPIVTASVANLQGVALARGKGALEPRYVRSLLASTGTPQAADSRNIGRLPNLRQAIAQLPEFTWSQAGALPGQSCVHFLETSDPHAWTDNYLCSPVNHGLQWSSAGPISGMRCTQIHEASEPAEHTWTDNYLCVPTSSPFQFSWSSAGPIAGMQCTQVYEDADPHTWDDNYLCY, encoded by the coding sequence ATGCAAGCTGTATTCAAGGGACGCATCCTGCACACCCTGGCGCTGGGCCTGTCGCTGACGGCCATTCCCGACGCGCAAGCCGCGGCGAAGGAGCTGGTGCCGCGCGCCGCCGCGGTGAAGTCCCGGGGCGCCGAGCTGCCTCGGGGCATGTATGTGGAGCGTCTGGTGGTGAAGTTCCACGAGGGCACCCGGGTGCGTCCGCGCGACGGCCGGCTGGTGGCCCTCGCCTCCGAGCGCGGCCCCGAGGAGCGCTCGCTCCTGGCTCGCCGCGGACTCGATGACGCGCGGCTCGCCAGGGATCTCTCCTCCGCGTCGGACCTGCTGGCGCGGGTGCCGCGCGCGGGCGCCCCGACGCGTCTCTTCAAGCAGGACGAGGCCTCCCTGGCCGAGCTCAAGCGCTCGGGCGAGGAGCGCGGTGGCCGCCAGCTGGCGGACCTGGGCCTCTACGTCGAGGTGCCGCTGCTGCCCGGCACCACCGCCGACGGCGTGCAGGACATGATCGAGCGGCTCAATGCCCTGGACAGCGTGGAGGTGGCCTACGCCGAGCCTCCCGCGGAGCCCGCGATGGTGGGCTTCGGCTCCCTGCTCGCCTCGGGGCTGCTGGCGGCGGCCGACATCCCGCCCGCCACGTCCAGCTACGAGAGTCGCCAGGGCTACCTGGACGCGGCCCCGGGTGGCGTGGACGCGCGCTACTCCTGGACGGTGCCCGGCGGCAAGGGCGCGGGCGTGCGCATCGTCGACGTCGAGGGCGGCTGGAACACGGCCCACGAGGACATGCCCGGCCTCTTCCGCATGGGCGGCACCCAGTACTCCGATCTCTCCTGGCGCAACCACGGCACCGCGGTGCTGGGTGAGATGGTGGGCGCGCCCAACGGCTACGGGGTCACCGGTATCGCCCACGAGGCCTCCGCTGGCTACGAGGGCATCGGCGGCCAGAGCACCGCGAGCGCCATCGCCAACGCCGCGGCCGCCGTGGGCCGCGGGGGCGTGGTGCTCATCGAGCTGCACGCCCAGGGCCCCGCCGACAGCACGGCCTGCACCTGCAACACCACCCAGTGCAACTACATCGCCATGGAGTACTGGCAGGCCAACTTCGACGCCATCGCCACCGCCACCGCCAATGGCACCCACGTGGTGGAGGCCGCCGGCAACGGCAGCGTCAACCTGGATGAACCCGTGTACGGCAACCTCTTCAACCGCGCGGTCCGCGACTCGGGCGCCATCCTCGTGGGCGCCAGCACCGCCACCACCCGCGTCCCCATGTGCTGGACCAACTTCGGCTCCCGCGTGGACGTGCACGGCTGGGGCGAGCGCGTGACGTCGCTGGGCTATGGCGACCTGTTCGGCTCCGCCTACGGCGAGAACCAGTACTACACCTCCTCCTTCAGCGGCACCTCCAGCGCCTCGCCCATCGTCACCGCCTCCGTGGCCAACCTCCAGGGCGTGGCCCTCGCGCGCGGCAAGGGCGCGTTGGAGCCGCGTTACGTCCGGAGCCTCCTCGCCTCCACGGGCACCCCGCAGGCCGCCGACTCCCGCAACATCGGCCGTCTGCCCAACCTGCGGCAGGCCATCGCCCAGCTGCCCGAGTTCACCTGGTCCCAGGCGGGGGCCCTCCCGGGCCAGTCCTGCGTCCACTTCCTCGAGACCTCGGATCCCCATGCCTGGACGGACAACTACCTGTGCTCGCCCGTGAACCACGGCCTCCAGTGGAGCAGCGCCGGGCCCATCTCCGGCATGCGCTGCACGCAGATCCACGAGGCCTCCGAGCCGGCCGAGCACACCTGGACGGACAACTACCTCTGCGTGCCCACCAGCAGCCCGTTCCAGTTCTCCTGGTCTTCCGCGGGCCCCATCGCCGGCATGCAGTGCACCCAGGTGTACGAGGACGCGGATCCGCACACGTGGGACGACAACTACCTCTGCTATTGA
- a CDS encoding sigma-54-dependent transcriptional regulator, with the protein MQRRILVVDDEPTVRFGIRHFLEAHGMEVVEAEGCRQARELFRGCRPDLVLLDYRLRDGTALDLLPEMRAVDPSIPVLVLTAHVSIDTAIQVIKQGAEHFLPKPVELSTLLMMVERLLEAQRTRRQQQALAASCPEALNPFLGQSRAIRELESTARAVLDSDSPVLIQGETGSGKGVLATWLHLHGPRGGGPRVQLNCAGLSPQFLETELFGHERGAFTSAVSRKQGLLEVAHRGIVFLDEIGDMDLQVQPKLLKVLEEKRFRRLGEVEDRSVDVRLIAATHQNLVEAVRAHRFRSDLYFRISTLPLFIPALRERPEDILVIARDMLARLSRELGRPGLDLSPTAEAALRSYSWPGNLRELRNVLERAVLLSSTPVLRPDDLRFDHLLARALAPSPVEPGAALSSGRSELDLTLREVERRHIERVLADEGGHVERAAKRLGIPRSSLYQKLKRLGLSSKI; encoded by the coding sequence ATGCAGCGACGGATTCTGGTGGTCGATGATGAGCCGACGGTCCGCTTCGGCATCCGCCACTTCCTCGAGGCGCACGGAATGGAGGTCGTCGAGGCGGAGGGCTGCCGCCAGGCCCGCGAGCTCTTCCGCGGCTGCCGGCCGGACCTGGTGCTTCTCGACTACCGCCTGCGGGATGGCACCGCGCTCGACCTGCTCCCGGAGATGCGGGCGGTGGACCCGTCCATCCCCGTCTTGGTGCTCACCGCGCATGTCTCCATCGACACCGCCATCCAGGTCATCAAGCAGGGCGCGGAGCACTTCCTGCCCAAGCCGGTGGAGCTGTCCACCCTGCTGATGATGGTGGAGCGCCTGCTGGAGGCCCAGCGGACGCGCCGCCAGCAGCAGGCACTCGCCGCGAGCTGTCCCGAGGCCCTCAACCCCTTCCTCGGCCAGAGCCGCGCCATCCGCGAGCTGGAGTCCACCGCGCGCGCCGTGCTGGACAGCGACAGCCCCGTCCTCATCCAGGGGGAGACGGGCAGCGGCAAGGGCGTGCTCGCCACGTGGCTGCACCTGCACGGCCCCCGCGGCGGAGGCCCTCGGGTCCAGCTCAACTGCGCGGGGCTGTCACCGCAGTTCCTCGAGACGGAGCTCTTCGGTCACGAGCGCGGGGCCTTCACCAGCGCCGTCAGTCGCAAGCAGGGCCTGCTGGAGGTGGCCCACCGCGGCATCGTGTTCCTCGACGAGATTGGGGACATGGACCTCCAGGTGCAGCCCAAGCTGCTCAAGGTGCTGGAGGAGAAGCGCTTCCGCCGGCTGGGCGAGGTGGAGGACCGCTCGGTGGACGTGCGCCTCATCGCCGCCACCCATCAGAACCTGGTCGAGGCCGTGCGCGCCCACCGCTTCCGCAGCGACCTGTACTTCCGCATCAGCACCCTGCCCCTGTTCATCCCCGCGCTGCGCGAGCGGCCCGAGGACATCCTCGTCATCGCCCGGGATATGCTCGCGCGGCTCTCCCGCGAGCTGGGACGCCCCGGGCTGGATCTGTCACCCACGGCGGAGGCCGCCCTGCGCTCCTACTCGTGGCCCGGCAATCTGCGCGAGCTGCGCAACGTGTTGGAGCGCGCAGTGCTGCTCTCCTCTACCCCCGTCCTGCGGCCGGACGACCTGCGGTTCGACCATCTCCTCGCGCGAGCTCTCGCTCCCTCCCCCGTGGAGCCAGGAGCCGCTCTCTCCTCCGGGCGCTCGGAGCTGGACCTGACGCTGCGGGAGGTGGAACGCCGCCACATCGAGCGGGTGCTCGCCGACGAGGGCGGGCACGTGGAGCGGGCGGCCAAGCGTCTGGGCATTCCGCGCAGCTCGCTGTACCAGAAGCTCAAGCGCCTGGGCCTTTCGTCCAAAATCTAG
- a CDS encoding two-component system sensor histidine kinase NtrB: MTTEETSLEGLCRCDHGVSPFTGFETPASLDRDEGFRLLVESVEDAALFMLDPDGRIASWNGGAERIKGHRAEDILGRHLSVLYAEEDVAQGRPRWLLRAAEARGKARDEGWRVRADGSRFYAHVVLTALRGPGGELRGFAKLTRDVTARRETEARLHEALESLRRSESLSRVGELLAGVAHEVRNPLFGISATLDVLEAQPGHPQVTAHSLSLLRREVSRLNVLMQELLTYGRPPSTELQPRMLSSVLDAAMDATAALAHEREARVELHVEPGLPPVPMDPGRLTQVFQNLLANALQHSPRGGTVWLTARRLVDDGPPRVECVVRDQGPGFPIEELSRVFEPFYSHRPGGVGLGLPIVQRIVEEHRGSVSVGNRPEGGAEVRVCFPSGE; encoded by the coding sequence GTGACGACGGAGGAGACATCCCTCGAGGGGCTGTGCCGCTGTGACCACGGCGTGTCTCCCTTCACGGGCTTCGAGACGCCCGCCAGCCTCGACCGCGACGAGGGCTTCCGGCTCCTGGTCGAGAGCGTGGAGGACGCCGCGCTCTTCATGCTCGACCCCGACGGCCGCATCGCGAGCTGGAACGGGGGCGCCGAGCGCATCAAGGGCCATCGCGCCGAGGACATCCTCGGGCGGCACCTCTCCGTCCTTTATGCCGAGGAAGACGTCGCCCAGGGCCGGCCCCGGTGGCTGCTGCGCGCGGCGGAGGCGCGGGGCAAGGCCCGGGACGAGGGCTGGCGGGTGCGCGCGGACGGCTCGCGCTTCTACGCCCACGTCGTCCTCACCGCGCTGCGCGGCCCCGGTGGTGAGCTCCGCGGCTTCGCCAAGCTGACACGCGACGTCACCGCGCGCCGCGAGACCGAGGCCCGGCTCCACGAGGCGTTGGAGTCGCTCCGGCGCAGTGAATCCCTGTCCAGGGTGGGCGAGCTCCTGGCGGGGGTGGCCCACGAGGTGCGCAACCCCCTCTTCGGCATCTCCGCCACGCTCGACGTCCTGGAGGCGCAGCCCGGTCATCCCCAGGTGACCGCGCACTCCCTCTCCCTGCTCCGGCGCGAGGTGTCACGCCTCAACGTGCTCATGCAGGAACTGCTCACCTACGGCCGCCCTCCGAGCACCGAGCTCCAACCCCGCATGCTCTCCAGTGTGCTGGACGCGGCCATGGACGCCACCGCCGCCCTCGCCCACGAGCGTGAGGCACGCGTGGAGTTGCACGTGGAGCCCGGCCTTCCCCCCGTGCCCATGGACCCGGGGCGGCTCACCCAGGTGTTCCAGAACCTGCTCGCCAACGCGCTCCAGCACTCCCCGCGCGGTGGCACCGTGTGGCTCACCGCACGGCGCCTCGTGGACGACGGGCCCCCCCGGGTGGAGTGTGTGGTGAGGGATCAGGGTCCCGGCTTCCCAATCGAGGAGCTGTCGCGCGTCTTCGAGCCCTTCTACTCCCATCGCCCAGGGGGGGTGGGTCTGGGCCTCCCCATCGTCCAACGTATCGTGGAGGAACATCGTGGCTCGGTCTCCGTGGGCAACCGGCCCGAGGGGGGCGCCGAGGTCCGCGTGTGTTTCCCTTCGGGGGAATGA
- a CDS encoding two-component system sensor histidine kinase NtrB, whose amino-acid sequence MSTHSHRPLDRICAMSGARLPCELLNPDHEGCGEGFRLLVESVEDSGLFMLGRDGRTASWNAGAERVTGYPAREVIGRHCSMFFLEEDITAGLPQRLMDEAEAQGKVRDEGWRLRQDGSRFYILLFLTALREPDGGLHGFAGVVRDITARRETEVRLREALDSLRRNETLHRMGALVAGVAHEVRNPLFGISATLDAFEARFGPSHEHAPYVSMLRREVSRLHQLMHGLLTYGRPRTTELHPCTLSSVLDEAVAITAPLAHECEARVELRVAPDLPRLPMDPGRLTQVFQNLLANALQYSPHGGTVRLIARRSADEYASQVECLVMDQGPGFLPEELPRVFEPFYSQRPGGVGLGLSIVQRIVEEHRGSVSVGNRPEGGAEVRVCLPAEGALNAATDSGGR is encoded by the coding sequence ATGTCGACCCATTCACATCGACCCCTGGACCGTATCTGCGCGATGTCCGGTGCGCGGCTCCCCTGTGAGCTCCTGAATCCCGACCACGAGGGCTGTGGCGAGGGTTTCCGGCTCCTGGTCGAGAGCGTGGAGGACTCCGGCCTCTTCATGCTCGGGCGGGATGGACGCACCGCGAGCTGGAACGCGGGCGCCGAGCGCGTCACGGGCTACCCCGCCAGGGAGGTCATCGGGCGGCACTGCTCGATGTTCTTCCTCGAGGAGGACATCACCGCGGGCCTGCCCCAGCGGCTGATGGACGAGGCGGAGGCCCAGGGCAAGGTGCGGGACGAGGGCTGGCGGTTGCGGCAGGATGGCTCGCGCTTCTACATCCTCCTCTTCCTCACCGCGCTGCGGGAGCCGGACGGCGGGCTTCACGGCTTCGCGGGGGTGGTGCGCGACATCACCGCCCGCCGCGAGACCGAGGTCCGGCTGCGCGAGGCGCTGGACTCGCTGCGCCGCAACGAGACCCTGCACCGGATGGGCGCGCTCGTGGCCGGCGTGGCCCACGAGGTGCGCAATCCCCTCTTCGGCATCTCCGCCACCCTGGATGCCTTCGAGGCGCGCTTCGGCCCATCACACGAGCACGCGCCCTACGTCTCCATGCTCCGGCGCGAGGTGTCGCGCCTGCACCAGCTCATGCACGGGCTGCTCACCTACGGCCGCCCGCGCACCACCGAGCTCCACCCCTGTACGCTCTCCAGCGTGCTCGACGAGGCCGTCGCAATCACCGCCCCCCTCGCCCACGAGTGCGAGGCGCGCGTGGAGCTGCGGGTGGCTCCGGACCTGCCTCGTCTTCCCATGGACCCGGGGCGGCTCACCCAGGTGTTCCAGAACCTGCTCGCCAACGCGCTCCAGTACTCCCCGCACGGCGGCACGGTGCGGCTCATCGCCCGGAGGAGCGCCGACGAGTATGCCTCCCAGGTCGAGTGCCTGGTGATGGATCAGGGTCCCGGCTTCCTGCCCGAGGAGCTGCCGCGCGTCTTCGAGCCCTTCTACTCCCAGCGCCCAGGGGGGGTGGGTCTGGGCCTCTCCATCGTCCAACGTATCGTGGAGGAACATCGTGGCTCGGTCTCCGTGGGCAACCGGCCCGAGGGGGGCGCCGAGGTCCGCGTGTGCCTCCCTGCCGAGGGGGCGCTGAATGCAGCGACGGATTCTGGTGGTCGATGA